The Desulfarculaceae bacterium genome window below encodes:
- a CDS encoding CoB--CoM heterodisulfide reductase iron-sulfur subunit A family protein gives MGQTILVVGGGMSGVSAALEAAEAGYDVVLVEKNPYLGGRVAQLHQYFPKLCPPYCGLEINFKRIKSNPRIKLYTMSEVTGIEGAAGDYKVTIKQSPRYVTERCTACGKCSEAVEATIPSPFDYGLGEVKAAYLPHEMAYPFRFVIDPSILGTDDAAKAKEACPYDAVNLDDAEQEFTEEAGAVIWAAGWTPYDASKVEYYNFEANPDIITNVQMERLAAPTGPTKGAIQRPSDGEAPKKVAFIQCAGSRDVNHLPFCSTVCCLASLKQATYVREALPDAEVTIYFIDIRAMDRNEDFYTKVKADEKISFVKSKIGMIQPGEGGMLVLEGEDTASGDRFKAEHDLVVLATGMQPNTDLTKIPADMVYDEYGFVQSSEGIIGAGTVRRPGEVHISVQDGTAAALKAIQVVAGR, from the coding sequence ATGGGCCAAACCATACTGGTCGTCGGTGGCGGCATGAGCGGCGTCAGCGCGGCGCTGGAAGCGGCCGAAGCCGGCTATGACGTGGTGCTGGTGGAGAAAAATCCTTATCTCGGCGGCCGGGTGGCCCAACTCCACCAATACTTTCCCAAACTCTGCCCGCCCTACTGCGGACTGGAGATAAACTTCAAGCGCATCAAGTCCAACCCGCGCATCAAGCTCTATACCATGAGCGAGGTGACCGGCATCGAGGGCGCGGCCGGCGACTACAAAGTCACCATCAAGCAGTCGCCCCGCTACGTGACCGAGCGCTGCACCGCCTGCGGCAAGTGCTCCGAGGCCGTGGAGGCTACCATCCCCAGCCCCTTCGACTACGGTCTGGGCGAGGTGAAGGCCGCCTATCTCCCGCATGAGATGGCCTACCCCTTCCGTTTCGTCATCGACCCCAGCATCCTGGGCACCGACGACGCGGCCAAGGCCAAGGAGGCCTGCCCCTACGACGCGGTGAATCTGGACGACGCGGAGCAGGAGTTCACCGAGGAGGCCGGGGCCGTGATCTGGGCCGCCGGCTGGACCCCCTACGACGCCTCCAAGGTTGAGTACTACAACTTCGAGGCCAATCCGGACATCATCACCAACGTGCAGATGGAGCGCCTGGCCGCGCCCACCGGCCCCACCAAGGGCGCCATCCAGCGGCCCAGCGACGGGGAAGCCCCCAAGAAGGTGGCCTTCATCCAGTGCGCCGGCTCCCGCGACGTGAATCATCTGCCCTTCTGTTCCACGGTCTGCTGCCTGGCCAGCCTGAAGCAGGCCACCTACGTGCGCGAGGCCCTGCCCGACGCGGAAGTGACCATCTACTTCATCGACATCCGGGCCATGGACCGCAACGAGGACTTCTACACCAAGGTGAAGGCCGACGAGAAGATCAGCTTCGTCAAGAGCAAGATCGGCATGATCCAGCCCGGCGAGGGCGGCATGTTGGTTCTGGAGGGCGAGGACACCGCCTCCGGCGATCGCTTCAAGGCCGAGCATGACCTGGTGGTTTTGGCCACGGGTATGCAACCCAACACCGACCTTACGAAGATTCCGGCCGACATGGTTTATGACGAGTACGGCTTCGTGCAGTCCAGCGAAGGCATCATCGGCGCGGGCACGGTCCGCCGGCCCGGCGAGGTGCACATCAGCGTGCAGGACGGCACCGCGGCGGCGCTCAAGGCTATTCAAGTTGTGGCCGGGAGGTAG
- the aprA gene encoding adenylyl-sulfate reductase subunit alpha, which produces MENWETVEVTTDLLICGGGMAAAGASVEAAYWAAKNGLKVTLVDKAAFDRSGAVAMGLSAINEYIGYGAGDNTLEDYVRYVRQDLMGIARDDLVYNIARHVDSSVHLFEKWGLPIWTDENGKYVREGRWQIMINGESYKVIVAEAAKNAMNEAGFDIIERVFIVGPIMDGDRVAGAYGFSTRENKFYVFKAKAVCAMMGGAVHVFRPRSVGEGLGRSWYPPFNSGSSAYFTILAGAEMTCQEIRFIPVRFKDAYGPVGAWFLLFKSRATSAEGGEYMVERKSELQNWAPYGLVKPIPANLRNYLGMLDVDAGLGPLYMETAEAIQKLAAEAPDEKAFKKKMKSLEAEAWEDFLDMTVSQAILWAANNIYPEKSRSEIAACEPYFIGSHSGGSGAWVSGPEDLETPYKWGYGNMTTVQGLFSAGDGTGASSHKFSSGSHAEGRYAGKQAIRYILDNNSQPSVGDVEALKAKCFAPMELFDANQGFTTDPEINPAYIRPMSFMFRLQKIMDEYAGGVVSAFKTSKSLLERGLELLDMLKEDAEKLGAEDRYELERCWENVHRMWQAEAHVRTILFREETRWPGYYFRADTPKMDEDNWKCFVNCTYKDGEWKFEKKDVVPLVD; this is translated from the coding sequence ATGGAAAATTGGGAAACTGTTGAGGTCACCACTGACCTTCTGATCTGCGGCGGCGGCATGGCCGCGGCCGGCGCTTCGGTCGAGGCCGCCTACTGGGCAGCCAAAAACGGCCTGAAAGTGACCCTGGTCGACAAGGCCGCTTTTGACCGCTCCGGCGCGGTGGCCATGGGCCTGAGCGCCATCAACGAGTACATCGGCTACGGTGCCGGCGACAACACCCTCGAGGACTACGTCCGTTACGTCCGCCAGGACCTGATGGGCATCGCCCGCGACGACCTGGTGTACAACATCGCCCGCCACGTCGACAGCTCCGTGCACCTGTTCGAAAAGTGGGGCCTCCCGATCTGGACCGACGAGAACGGCAAGTACGTCCGTGAGGGTCGTTGGCAGATCATGATCAACGGCGAGTCCTACAAGGTGATCGTGGCCGAGGCCGCCAAGAACGCCATGAACGAGGCCGGCTTCGACATCATCGAGCGCGTGTTCATCGTCGGTCCGATCATGGACGGCGACCGCGTGGCTGGCGCCTACGGCTTCAGCACCCGCGAGAACAAGTTCTACGTGTTCAAGGCCAAGGCTGTCTGCGCCATGATGGGCGGCGCCGTGCACGTGTTCCGTCCCCGCTCCGTGGGTGAGGGTCTGGGCCGCTCCTGGTATCCGCCGTTCAACAGCGGTTCCAGCGCTTACTTCACCATTCTGGCGGGCGCCGAGATGACCTGTCAGGAGATCCGCTTCATCCCCGTGCGCTTCAAGGACGCTTATGGTCCTGTGGGTGCCTGGTTCCTGCTCTTCAAGAGCCGTGCGACCAGCGCCGAGGGCGGCGAGTACATGGTGGAGCGCAAGTCCGAGCTGCAGAACTGGGCCCCCTACGGCCTGGTGAAGCCGATCCCGGCCAACCTGCGTAACTACCTGGGCATGCTGGACGTGGACGCCGGCCTGGGCCCGTTGTACATGGAGACCGCCGAGGCCATCCAGAAGCTGGCCGCCGAAGCCCCCGACGAGAAGGCCTTCAAGAAGAAGATGAAGAGCCTGGAGGCCGAGGCTTGGGAGGACTTCCTGGACATGACCGTGAGCCAGGCCATCCTCTGGGCCGCCAACAACATCTACCCCGAGAAGAGCCGCTCTGAGATCGCCGCGTGCGAGCCTTACTTCATCGGCTCCCACTCCGGTGGTTCCGGCGCCTGGGTCTCCGGTCCCGAGGACCTCGAGACTCCCTACAAGTGGGGCTACGGCAACATGACCACCGTGCAGGGCCTGTTCTCCGCTGGTGACGGCACCGGCGCCTCCAGCCACAAGTTCTCCTCCGGCTCCCACGCCGAGGGTCGCTATGCTGGCAAGCAGGCCATCCGCTACATCCTGGACAACAACAGCCAGCCCAGCGTGGGCGACGTCGAGGCCCTGAAGGCCAAGTGCTTCGCTCCCATGGAGCTGTTCGACGCCAACCAGGGCTTCACCACCGATCCCGAGATCAACCCCGCTTACATCCGTCCCATGAGCTTCATGTTCCGTTTGCAGAAGATCATGGACGAGTACGCCGGTGGCGTGGTCAGCGCCTTCAAGACCTCCAAGAGCCTGTTGGAGCGCGGCCTCGAGCTGCTGGACATGCTCAAGGAAGACGCCGAGAAGCTGGGCGCCGAGGATCGCTACGAGCTGGAGCGCTGCTGGGAGAACGTGCACCGCATGTGGCAGGCTGAGGCCCACGTGCGCACCATCCTCTTCCGCGAGGAGACCCGTTGGCCCGGCTACTACTTCCGTGCCGACACTCCCAAGATGGATGAGGACAACTGGAAGTGCTTCGTGAACTGCACCTACAAGGACGGCGAGTGGAAGTTCGAGAAGAAGGACGTTGTCCCTCTGGTCGACTAA
- the aprB gene encoding adenylyl-sulfate reductase subunit beta: protein MPSFVIVEKCDGCKGQDKTACMYICPNDLMLLDKDGSLGYGEMKAFNRDPAMCWECYNCVKICPQQAIDVRGYADFVPMGASCVPLRGSDNIMWTVKFRDGAVKRFKFPIRTTGEGSAQPLGGFEAGDADINSPNLMTEPASCGTDTLPTV from the coding sequence ATGCCAAGTTTTGTCATTGTTGAAAAGTGCGATGGCTGCAAAGGTCAAGATAAGACCGCTTGCATGTACATCTGCCCCAACGACCTCATGCTCCTGGACAAGGACGGGTCGCTTGGCTACGGCGAGATGAAGGCCTTCAACCGCGACCCCGCCATGTGCTGGGAGTGCTACAACTGCGTCAAGATCTGCCCCCAGCAGGCCATTGACGTCCGCGGTTATGCCGACTTCGTGCCCATGGGCGCCAGCTGCGTGCCCCTGCGTGGTTCGGACAACATCATGTGGACCGTCAAATTCCGTGACGGCGCCGTCAAGCGGTTCAAGTTCCCCATCCGGACCACCGGTGAGGGTTCCGCGCAGCCCCTGGGCGGTTTTGAAGCTGGCGATGCCGACATCAACAGCCCCAACCTCATGACCGAGCCGGCCTCTTGTGGCACGGACACCCTTCCCACGGTTTAG
- a CDS encoding iron-containing alcohol dehydrogenase: MGARVSIFRTTPRIVMGPGAVAGVGAEAKALGATRVLVVTDPGIMGAGLLDPVEASLKAEGLDYVLFSEVSPDPRHETVEACLGGLGGDKPDCVIGLGGGSPIDIAKTVAVMLRNAGDISDYCGVDLVPNPGAPTIIIPTTAGTGSEVTPIAILSDEQEKLKKGVVSPHLMPRVALLDPELTVGLPPAITAATGMDALIHAIEAYTSVNATGMTDMLAARAIELISDNLRTAYARGSDLEARQAMMEGSLLAGIAFANAGVTAVHAFAYPIGAEFHIPHGIANTLMLAPVMRFNLVGNLLKFAEVAELMGQPVEGAALREAAEMAVDAVMELAEDLKVPQSLREYGIKEEDLPELAQGVMKVTRLLANNPRVMTAADAEEIYRQVL, translated from the coding sequence ATGGGCGCTCGCGTAAGCATATTCCGCACGACCCCCCGTATCGTCATGGGCCCCGGCGCGGTGGCCGGCGTGGGAGCCGAGGCCAAGGCCCTGGGCGCCACCCGGGTGTTGGTGGTCACCGATCCGGGCATCATGGGCGCGGGCCTGTTGGACCCGGTGGAGGCCTCGCTCAAAGCCGAGGGTCTGGACTACGTCCTGTTCAGCGAGGTCTCGCCCGACCCGCGCCACGAGACGGTCGAGGCCTGCCTGGGCGGCCTGGGCGGCGACAAGCCCGACTGCGTCATCGGTCTGGGCGGGGGCAGCCCCATCGACATCGCCAAGACCGTGGCGGTGATGCTAAGGAACGCGGGCGACATCAGCGACTACTGCGGGGTGGACCTGGTGCCCAACCCCGGCGCGCCGACGATCATCATCCCCACCACCGCGGGCACCGGCTCGGAGGTGACCCCCATCGCCATCCTGAGCGACGAGCAAGAGAAGCTCAAAAAGGGCGTGGTGAGCCCCCACCTGATGCCCCGGGTGGCCCTGTTGGACCCGGAGCTGACCGTGGGCCTGCCCCCGGCCATCACCGCGGCCACGGGCATGGACGCCCTGATCCACGCCATCGAGGCCTACACCAGCGTGAACGCCACGGGCATGACCGACATGCTGGCCGCGCGGGCCATCGAGCTGATAAGCGACAACCTGCGCACCGCCTACGCCCGGGGCAGCGACCTGGAGGCCCGCCAGGCCATGATGGAGGGCAGCCTGTTGGCGGGCATCGCCTTTGCCAACGCCGGGGTAACCGCGGTGCACGCCTTCGCCTACCCCATCGGTGCGGAGTTCCACATCCCCCACGGCATCGCCAACACCCTGATGCTGGCTCCGGTGATGCGCTTCAACCTGGTGGGCAACCTGCTCAAGTTCGCCGAGGTGGCCGAGCTGATGGGCCAGCCGGTGGAGGGCGCGGCCCTGCGCGAGGCGGCCGAGATGGCCGTGGACGCGGTGATGGAGCTGGCCGAGGACCTGAAGGTGCCCCAGAGCCTTCGGGAGTACGGCATCAAGGAGGAGGACCTGCCTGAGCTGGCCCAGGGGGTTATGAAGGTCACCCGCCTGCTGGCCAACAACCCCCGGGTCATGACCGCGGCCGACGCCGAGGAGATCTATCGTCAGGTCCTGTGA